The Bacillota bacterium DNA segment TCTTCCTGGCCGGGGTAGGCGTCAAGCATCCCGCGGGCGACCTTGCCAGCGCCTATGGCTTGAATCAGGGAGGCGGCGCGCTCAACGCCGATTCGAGCGTTCTCGGGCCACAACCCGCGCGAAAAGCGGCTCGACGCCTCGGTGCGCATCCGCAAGGCCCGTGACGCGCGCCACACGCTCACGCCGTCGAAGTTGGCCGACTCAAGGAGCACCGTCCGGGTCCTCTCGCTCACCTCCGTCTCCATGCCGCCCATGACGCCGGCAATCGCGACAGGGCGCTCACTATCCGCTATCACCAGTATGTCCTCATCCAACGAGCGCCGCTCGCCGTCGATCGTGGTGATCCATTCACCCGGCGCCGCCCGCCGCACCACGATACGGCGTCCCGCAAGGAGGTCGAGGTCGAATGCGTGCAGAGGCTGTCCGACCTCCAGCATGACGTAGTTGGTGACGTCTACGATGTTGTTGACCGGTCGGACGCCAGCCGCCTCGAGCCTCGCCTGCATCCAGTCGGGAGATGGGCGGATCTCGACATCCGTTACGACTCTAGCCGCGTACCTTCGGCACAGGTCGGACGCCTCGATCTTCACCGCCGCCGTCTCGTGCGCATCGCCGGCATCCTCCACCACCGCCAGCTCCGGATGACGGAGCGCAAGCGAGAACACGGCAGCGGCCTCGCGAGCTATTCCCAACACGCTCAGGAGGTCCGGGCGGTTGTGGGTGATCTCGAAGTCGAAGACAGCGCGAGCACCGTCGCCCGCGAGAGCCTCCACCGCGACCCCGGCCAGGGTAAGCTCCCTTGCGACCTCGTTCGGAGCTGGGAGCTCCGGTACGAACTCCTTCAGCCACTCATACGGCACAAGCATCATTCAGCCCTCCCTCGACTCGTCTGCGCCATCACAACCGATCCCCGGACTCATCTCGAGGAACTGGCGGTTGAAACGCATGTCATTCTCCGCAAGCAGCCTGATGTCGTCGATTCCGTACTTCAGCATTGCAATCCGGTCGGCCCCCATCCCAAAGGCGAGGCCGGACACCTCTTCGGGGTCGTACCCGACGGCCTCCAACACCTTCGGGTGAAAGAGCCCTGACCCCAGGATCTCGAGCCAACCCGTGTTCTTGCACACTCGGCAGCCATCGCCGTGACAGAACACGCATGACACGTCCATCTCTGCGCTAGGCTCCGTGAACGGAAAGTAGCTCGGACGAAACCTGACCCTGGTGTCGGCGCCGAAGAACTCACGCGCAAACCTCGTTAGCGTCCCTTTGAGATCGCCAAAGGTGATGCCCTTCTCAACGGCAAACCCGTCCAGTTGATGGAACACCGGCAGGTGAGACGGGTCTGACGCGTCGGACCTATACACCTTGCCCGGGATTATCGCCCGCACGGGCGGCTTGTGCCGCTTCATGACACGCACGTCCACGCACGTGGTGTGAGTTCGAAGCACCACCTCATCCGACACGTAGAAGGTGTCCTGGATGTCTCGGGACGGATGGTTCTTGGGGACATTGAGCGCTTCGAAGTTGTAGTAGTCCAGCTCCACATCGGGACCGTCCGCTACCTCAAAGCCCATGCGTCCGAAGATCTCCTCCAGCTCCTCGTAAACCATCTTTATCGGGTGCCTCGCCCCTATCACCGGCCTTGTGCCGGGCATGGTGACGTCCAGCCTCTCAGCCTCAAGCGCCTTTTGCCTTTCCAACGCCGCCAACTCCACGCGGCGTCGCGCGATCATGGCCTCGATCGATTCCCGCGCTTCGTTCAAGAGCTTTCCGACGATCGGGCGCTCCTCACTTGGGTACGCACCCAGGCTTCGAAGTGCAATCGTGAGCCTGCCTTTCTTTCCCAGGTACTTCACTCTCACCTCGTCAATGCCCGACAGGTTTGACGCGGCCGCCAGCTCCGCCGCCGCCTGAGAGACCATGTTCTCCGCATCGTCTCGCATAGACCGAATCCTCCCTCAGCCTCGCATTTCCGGCAAGACATACTCCGCAGCGCTCGCTTCGTCCTTCCCCTGCGGCCCCTGCCCACACCCGCTCGCTTGTCTCTGCTCGCT contains these protein-coding regions:
- the pheS gene encoding phenylalanine--tRNA ligase subunit alpha; its protein translation is MRDDAENMVSQAAAELAAASNLSGIDEVRVKYLGKKGRLTIALRSLGAYPSEERPIVGKLLNEARESIEAMIARRRVELAALERQKALEAERLDVTMPGTRPVIGARHPIKMVYEELEEIFGRMGFEVADGPDVELDYYNFEALNVPKNHPSRDIQDTFYVSDEVVLRTHTTCVDVRVMKRHKPPVRAIIPGKVYRSDASDPSHLPVFHQLDGFAVEKGITFGDLKGTLTRFAREFFGADTRVRFRPSYFPFTEPSAEMDVSCVFCHGDGCRVCKNTGWLEILGSGLFHPKVLEAVGYDPEEVSGLAFGMGADRIAMLKYGIDDIRLLAENDMRFNRQFLEMSPGIGCDGADESREG